A window of the Pseudoalteromonas sp. A25 genome harbors these coding sequences:
- the slmA gene encoding nucleoid occlusion factor SlmA, producing MPATKRSNRKEQILQSLAQMLETSPGQRITTAKLAAEVGVSEAALYRHFPSKARMFEGLIEFIEDTLLSRINLILENEKETQGRIYNILMLLLAFAEKNPGITRILTGDALQGEQERLRERVQSLFEKLETQFKQVLRERKLREGKAFATEEGALANLFLAYVEGKMNQFVRSDFKALPSSQFEKQWLELQKIWLA from the coding sequence ATGCCAGCGACTAAACGCAGTAATCGCAAAGAGCAAATACTACAATCTCTCGCACAAATGCTTGAAACTAGCCCAGGTCAACGCATCACCACAGCTAAACTGGCCGCTGAAGTGGGTGTATCTGAAGCCGCACTTTATCGCCACTTTCCTAGCAAAGCGCGTATGTTTGAGGGGTTAATTGAATTTATCGAAGATACCCTTTTGTCACGTATCAACCTCATTTTAGAAAACGAAAAAGAAACCCAAGGGCGCATCTACAATATCTTGATGTTGCTATTAGCGTTTGCAGAAAAAAATCCAGGTATTACTCGAATTTTAACCGGTGATGCGCTGCAAGGTGAGCAAGAACGCCTAAGAGAACGTGTACAAAGCTTGTTTGAAAAACTCGAAACGCAATTCAAACAAGTACTACGAGAGCGAAAGCTAAGAGAAGGCAAAGCGTTTGCTACCGAAGAAGGCGCATTGGCAAACCTATTTTTAGCTTACGTAGAGGGTAAAATGAACCAGTTTGTGCGTAGTGACTTTAAAGCGCTTCCTAGCAGCCAATTTGAAAAACAGTGGCTAGAGCTACAAAAGATCTGGCTTGCTTGA
- a CDS encoding alpha/beta hydrolase family esterase — translation MIRLLPSVVLAICLTACGGSKEVNDKNNSTTGSAQSNNSGGSGQGSVSQPDDMTKIVSRDGRHYRIAFPESGFNEKKAYKLLLAFHGSGGSAEGMQRAAQFEKLSDDYIVVYPKSKEVEWDEGCECNVAHRLNAKDVEFVVDIINEMHGQYNLLAGENYAVGFSQGGLFSQNLLCKHSELFKGVASVASPMSVQLSLVCNIAEPTNYMMVMGTRDNTLPYDGLVHSNFALLSAPKAIDLIAKQNQIDDVYVDEMVAEKVQARTYSNEMSITNKLITIQGGFHTWSFNNYNTSEQVLTFFEQSSDVQLPAHSSLYRLNSGDYHVRTMGHSNGKSDIVLLSGANKFFHSDSAWSALIHPMLAEHGKVHVIDRLNNAWSSDIEEPSFSLFAHDLPQLLDALKVESVIFIAFANSNLATLMYQNLANESIVTKGMIWVDPDILLPDAISQYQSGYVSYMREYKQEFIEHVSAGPWTERTIERIALEREEIEGLISQSNMLKMDWDYYDAVTSQRVAISKQVTRIKEMMNYYDDLEASRYLADNLTIPLSIIDSDFERLDIAKAETEEQKQSLIRWQTDGTQWSKMLVEQTQGDYFALEDASHQVLFEHPETVIEALVNMLARE, via the coding sequence ATGATAAGACTATTACCTAGTGTCGTTTTAGCCATTTGTTTAACCGCGTGTGGGGGTAGCAAAGAAGTTAACGATAAAAATAACAGCACAACGGGTTCTGCGCAAAGTAATAATAGTGGCGGCTCAGGACAGGGGAGTGTGAGTCAACCTGATGATATGACAAAAATAGTATCGCGAGATGGTCGACACTATCGTATTGCATTTCCTGAGTCCGGGTTCAATGAGAAAAAAGCATATAAATTGCTGCTGGCTTTTCATGGTTCTGGTGGGAGTGCTGAAGGTATGCAAAGAGCGGCGCAGTTTGAAAAGCTTAGTGATGACTACATCGTGGTTTATCCAAAATCAAAAGAAGTTGAATGGGATGAGGGGTGTGAGTGTAATGTAGCTCATAGACTGAATGCCAAAGATGTTGAGTTTGTAGTGGATATCATTAATGAGATGCATGGACAGTATAATTTATTAGCAGGGGAGAACTATGCCGTAGGTTTTTCTCAAGGTGGCTTATTCAGTCAAAATTTGCTGTGTAAACACAGTGAACTATTTAAGGGAGTAGCGAGTGTTGCTTCGCCGATGTCTGTGCAGCTATCTTTAGTTTGCAATATTGCAGAGCCAACAAATTATATGATGGTTATGGGGACGCGAGATAACACGCTTCCTTATGATGGCCTAGTTCATAGTAATTTTGCATTGTTGTCAGCCCCTAAAGCTATAGATTTAATTGCTAAGCAAAATCAAATAGACGACGTTTATGTGGATGAAATGGTAGCAGAAAAAGTACAGGCTCGTACCTATAGCAATGAAATGTCAATTACGAATAAACTCATCACTATTCAAGGTGGTTTTCACACATGGTCTTTCAACAATTACAATACAAGTGAGCAGGTACTTACATTCTTTGAGCAGAGCAGTGATGTTCAGTTGCCTGCTCACTCTTCACTATACCGACTCAACTCAGGAGATTACCATGTAAGAACCATGGGGCACAGTAATGGAAAAAGCGATATTGTTCTGTTGTCGGGTGCAAATAAGTTTTTTCATAGTGATTCTGCATGGTCTGCTTTAATTCACCCTATGCTAGCTGAGCATGGCAAGGTGCATGTGATAGACAGGCTAAACAATGCTTGGAGTAGTGATATTGAAGAGCCGTCATTTTCGTTATTTGCACACGATCTTCCCCAGCTGTTAGATGCTTTGAAAGTTGAATCAGTTATTTTTATTGCATTTGCAAACAGTAATTTAGCAACGCTTATGTACCAAAATCTTGCAAATGAATCGATAGTAACGAAAGGGATGATCTGGGTTGACCCTGATATTTTGCTACCAGATGCTATCAGTCAATATCAATCTGGGTACGTGTCTTACATGCGTGAGTATAAACAAGAGTTTATTGAGCATGTATCAGCGGGACCATGGACCGAGCGCACGATTGAGCGAATTGCGCTGGAGCGTGAAGAGATTGAGGGGCTTATTTCGCAAAGTAATATGCTTAAAATGGACTGGGATTACTATGATGCGGTGACATCTCAGCGAGTTGCAATTAGCAAACAGGTTACGCGTATAAAGGAGATGATGAATTACTATGATGATTTAGAGGCTTCGCGCTACCTCGCTGACAATCTGACTATACCGCTAAGCATTATTGATAGTGACTTTGAGCGTTTGGACATCGCAAAAGCTGAAACCGAAGAGCAAAAACAAAGTTTGATAAGGTGGCAAACCGATGGTACGCAGTGGAGTAAGATGTTGGTTGAACAAACACAAGGCGACTATTTCGCATTGGAAGATGCCAGCCACCAAGTGTTGTTTGAGCACCCTGAGACAGTTATTGAAGCGCTGGTGAATATGCTAGCGAGAGAATAA
- the rpmB gene encoding 50S ribosomal protein L28, whose protein sequence is MSKVCQVTGKRPVVGNHRSHARNATKRRFLPNLQTHRFWVESEKRFVTLRTTTKGMRIIDKKGIDAVLVDIRARGEKV, encoded by the coding sequence ATGTCTAAAGTCTGTCAAGTTACAGGTAAGCGCCCAGTGGTAGGTAACCACCGTTCACACGCGCGCAACGCTACTAAGCGTCGCTTCCTACCTAACCTACAAACACACCGTTTCTGGGTTGAAAGCGAAAAACGTTTCGTTACATTACGTACTACTACTAAAGGTATGCGTATTATCGATAAAAAAGGCATCGACGCGGTATTAGTAGATATCCGTGCTCGCGGCGAAAAAGTTTAA
- the rpmG gene encoding 50S ribosomal protein L33, with protein MRDKIRLVSTAGTGYFYTTDKNKRNMPEKMEIKKYDPKVRKHVVFKEAKIK; from the coding sequence ATGCGTGATAAGATCCGTTTAGTTTCAACTGCTGGTACTGGTTATTTCTACACTACCGACAAGAACAAGCGTAACATGCCTGAAAAAATGGAAATCAAAAAATACGATCCTAAAGTTCGTAAGCACGTGGTTTTCAAAGAAGCAAAAATCAAGTAA
- a CDS encoding winged helix-turn-helix domain-containing protein — MNYLINDIEFDTLQRTLRHQNKTIQLEAKSYELLMVFIAHSKEVLSRDKLIALAWQGSVVSDGAVNKAISKLRQHFEQLRPNVEFIITKPKFGYQLSFEAQKIDTGGDNHPVHNNDVSYFSNKYAAWLLLSMISITIFIFALKSADDSEQFTIQLERITARDGLEYNLSTSNHAQLLFLSSPSEKQPKQVILKSLNDNVQQAIPIDNEHLTFVTLSPSGSTVAWVVQDNQTCQIKRYELTTHTQQSLFDCTDMQDVKLSWQANEQAIFIRARKNNASPYVIYKLMLATQTLQQLSLPLKLAQMKGDFLLAAHPKHDLIAYARYVESSLSEIHIVDSHTLETRAVYPLKHMVNAITWSNTTNDLYIADKKSLYRLNSDSGQTELLKQLSYPIESIAATSRKSQEMVLVSQYQASSSIQDYQLNTQNITRIFSNAALNRLPRSYQNGMLFISDMGKEHALWRYQDEQLTRLQLPFEFGFSRYHLADNASSMVFEKLGAVYEYNFSNNKLAKVISSEHQTYSPNYGMSTQEIIYSSNKTGQWQLWQYKKESDSHQQLTQHGGYSGYAYNNKLLFSKRNQAGLWMLDEGNEQKLIEGFSNINWLNWQLINDNVYFYRRGSGIWQYNLKNQIEQLVMSEPQGFIHQYYVSDDEKHIRYVQLQPMQGDVQALILK, encoded by the coding sequence ATGAATTACCTAATAAATGACATTGAATTTGACACACTACAGCGAACGCTTAGACATCAAAATAAAACGATTCAGTTAGAAGCAAAATCGTATGAATTACTCATGGTGTTCATTGCGCACTCTAAAGAAGTGCTTTCGCGGGACAAATTAATAGCACTGGCGTGGCAAGGTAGCGTTGTCTCTGATGGGGCTGTAAATAAAGCCATTTCAAAGCTGAGGCAACACTTTGAGCAACTACGCCCCAATGTTGAATTTATTATTACTAAACCAAAGTTTGGTTATCAACTTAGTTTTGAAGCACAAAAAATTGACACAGGTGGAGATAATCATCCTGTGCACAACAACGATGTCAGCTATTTTAGTAACAAATATGCCGCGTGGTTGCTATTGAGTATGATAAGCATCACTATATTTATATTTGCGCTAAAGAGTGCAGATGATTCAGAACAATTTACCATACAACTAGAACGTATCACGGCTCGTGACGGACTTGAATATAATCTGAGCACCAGCAACCATGCCCAGCTGTTGTTTCTCTCTTCGCCTAGTGAAAAGCAGCCAAAGCAAGTTATTTTAAAATCGCTAAACGATAACGTACAGCAGGCCATTCCCATAGATAATGAACATTTAACTTTTGTCACGCTGAGCCCTTCAGGCTCAACTGTTGCATGGGTTGTACAAGACAATCAAACATGCCAAATAAAGCGATATGAACTTACTACCCACACTCAGCAATCCCTCTTTGATTGCACAGATATGCAAGATGTTAAGCTAAGCTGGCAAGCAAATGAGCAAGCAATTTTTATTCGTGCACGCAAAAATAACGCCTCTCCATATGTTATATATAAACTCATGCTAGCAACGCAGACGCTGCAACAACTGTCATTACCATTAAAACTTGCGCAAATGAAAGGTGACTTTTTACTCGCAGCTCACCCCAAGCATGATCTCATTGCCTATGCTCGCTATGTTGAATCAAGTCTCAGTGAAATACACATCGTTGATAGCCACACCTTAGAAACACGTGCAGTTTACCCGCTTAAGCACATGGTGAATGCGATAACATGGAGCAATACTACCAACGACCTCTATATTGCCGATAAAAAGTCTCTGTATCGTTTAAATTCAGACTCTGGCCAAACAGAGCTCCTTAAACAACTAAGTTATCCAATTGAATCAATAGCAGCGACAAGCCGTAAATCACAAGAGATGGTGCTCGTTAGTCAATATCAAGCCAGCTCATCAATTCAAGATTATCAGCTAAACACGCAAAATATCACTCGTATTTTTAGTAATGCCGCGCTTAATCGCCTACCAAGAAGCTATCAAAACGGTATGCTGTTTATCTCAGACATGGGCAAAGAGCATGCACTATGGCGCTATCAAGATGAGCAACTTACGCGTTTGCAGCTCCCCTTTGAGTTTGGTTTCAGCCGCTATCACCTCGCAGATAACGCAAGTAGCATGGTCTTTGAAAAACTCGGCGCCGTGTATGAATATAACTTTAGTAACAATAAGTTAGCTAAAGTGATTTCCTCCGAACACCAAACCTATTCACCCAATTATGGTATGAGTACCCAAGAGATCATCTACAGCAGTAATAAAACTGGTCAGTGGCAACTGTGGCAATACAAAAAAGAGAGCGATTCGCATCAGCAGTTAACACAACATGGCGGATATAGCGGATACGCTTACAACAACAAACTGCTCTTTAGCAAACGCAACCAAGCAGGGCTGTGGATGCTAGATGAAGGAAATGAGCAAAAGCTAATTGAAGGTTTCAGCAATATCAACTGGCTAAATTGGCAGCTTATCAACGATAACGTGTATTTTTATAGAAGAGGCTCTGGCATTTGGCAATACAACCTAAAGAACCAAATCGAGCAGTTAGTAATGAGCGAGCCACAAGGTTTTATTCATCAGTACTATGTTAGCGATGATGAAAAGCACATTCGATACGTACAGCTACAACCCATGCAAGGGGATGTACAGGCTCTGATACTCAAATAA
- a CDS encoding substrate-binding periplasmic protein: MDSLLRLHIILKLLLTYLLLGAPLLAAQPLVLVSSEGPPHTINNEVHSGIDLDVTKAVLKRMGYDVKLLFVPLGRAEVMVKTAEADLMAPIFQTQDSKNFYISNAIVTYKPMVFSLKSAQLTPNSIADLSNYAVITFQGAPGYFGEEFQTMSKQADYVESARMSVIPNLLSKGRFDFAVLDKYIFYYFYRLNNKERSVERFKEHALIPPVNASVAFKSATLRDAFNHELMRFKEEQHYQKIVKHYLGYIPF, translated from the coding sequence ATGGACTCTTTGCTGCGACTGCACATCATATTAAAACTTCTGCTTACCTACTTACTACTGGGCGCCCCTTTATTAGCGGCGCAACCATTGGTTTTAGTCAGTAGCGAAGGGCCACCTCATACTATTAACAACGAAGTACACAGCGGTATAGACCTTGATGTAACTAAAGCCGTTCTTAAGCGCATGGGGTACGATGTAAAGCTACTTTTTGTTCCCTTGGGTCGCGCTGAAGTGATGGTAAAAACCGCCGAAGCCGACTTAATGGCTCCTATATTTCAAACTCAAGACAGCAAAAATTTCTATATCAGCAACGCTATTGTGACCTATAAACCCATGGTGTTTTCTTTAAAAAGCGCACAATTAACACCTAATAGCATCGCCGATCTCAGTAATTATGCTGTTATCACCTTTCAAGGCGCACCTGGCTACTTTGGCGAAGAATTTCAAACAATGTCGAAACAAGCAGACTACGTAGAGTCAGCAAGAATGTCGGTGATCCCAAACTTATTGAGTAAAGGTCGCTTTGATTTCGCCGTGTTAGATAAGTATATATTTTACTACTTTTATCGTTTGAACAATAAAGAACGTTCAGTTGAGCGTTTTAAGGAGCATGCACTTATTCCGCCTGTTAACGCCAGCGTTGCTTTTAAAAGTGCAACGTTACGAGATGCGTTTAATCACGAGCTGATGCGCTTTAAAGAAGAGCAGCACTATCAAAAAATTGTAAAACACTACTTGGGCTATATTCCATTTTAA
- the radC gene encoding RadC family protein, which produces MQLHTLPVHTRPREKLLHLGPDALSDAELLAIFLRTGVCGMNAVELAQSLLAQNHTLSNLFNASLSEFCELKGLGEAKYVQLQAVLELSKRYLKERCQRDTLFSCPNAVSDYLSIQLRGLDHEVFMALYVDNQNRLIKDEVLFRGTINAASVYPREVVKAALKYNAASLIFAHNHPSGIAEPSQADKLITKKLQNALALVDINVLDHLIVAGEQCISFAQRGLI; this is translated from the coding sequence ATGCAATTACACACATTACCAGTACATACGCGCCCACGAGAAAAACTGCTCCATCTCGGACCTGATGCCTTATCTGATGCAGAGCTGTTGGCTATATTCTTACGCACAGGTGTTTGTGGCATGAATGCTGTTGAGCTAGCACAATCATTATTAGCGCAAAACCATACACTCAGTAACTTATTTAATGCCAGCTTAAGTGAATTTTGTGAACTCAAAGGTTTAGGAGAGGCCAAGTATGTGCAGTTACAAGCCGTTTTGGAGTTAAGTAAACGCTATTTAAAAGAGCGCTGCCAAAGAGATACTTTATTCAGTTGCCCCAATGCTGTGAGCGATTATTTGTCGATACAGTTACGGGGGCTGGATCATGAAGTGTTTATGGCGCTGTATGTAGATAATCAAAACCGACTCATAAAGGATGAAGTGCTATTTAGAGGAACAATTAATGCCGCGAGTGTTTATCCTCGAGAGGTAGTAAAAGCGGCTTTGAAGTACAATGCGGCTTCGCTTATTTTTGCCCATAATCATCCGTCAGGAATTGCAGAGCCAAGCCAAGCGGACAAATTAATTACTAAAAAACTGCAAAATGCGCTGGCATTGGTCGACATTAATGTGCTTGATCACTTAATTGTAGCCGGTGAGCAATGTATTTCTTTCGCACAGCGAGGCCTAATTTGA
- a CDS encoding transglutaminase-like domain-containing protein → MQAYLSHTPLLNFEHPDIQALITSRCWHEMDKPTALKAIYDFVKDDIFFGYSAQDTLKASEVLQDGYGQCNTKGTLLMALLRAVGIPCQLQGFTINNNLKSGVMPSWILKLAPKEIVHSWVEVFIEGQWLELEGYIIDKRYLSAIQQRFKNHQGPFIGYGIATPCLQSPKNEFNGTDTYIQKESIIKSLGHFSEPELFYRQYSNLTGIKKWLYQVAFRHIINLNIKRLRAAYTN, encoded by the coding sequence ATGCAAGCGTACCTATCACACACACCTTTACTTAACTTTGAGCACCCTGATATTCAGGCACTTATCACATCACGCTGCTGGCACGAAATGGATAAACCCACAGCCCTAAAAGCCATCTATGACTTTGTCAAAGACGACATTTTTTTTGGCTACAGCGCCCAAGATACCTTAAAGGCGTCGGAGGTATTACAAGATGGGTATGGACAGTGTAATACTAAAGGCACCTTGTTAATGGCACTGTTACGTGCAGTGGGTATCCCATGCCAATTACAGGGTTTTACTATTAACAACAATCTCAAATCTGGGGTTATGCCAAGTTGGATTCTAAAGCTTGCTCCCAAAGAAATCGTTCACAGCTGGGTAGAAGTGTTTATTGAAGGTCAATGGCTTGAGCTAGAGGGCTATATTATTGATAAGCGCTACTTAAGTGCAATTCAACAGCGCTTCAAAAACCATCAAGGTCCGTTTATCGGCTATGGTATAGCAACCCCTTGCCTACAAAGTCCCAAAAATGAATTTAACGGCACAGATACATATATCCAAAAAGAAAGCATTATTAAGTCACTGGGTCATTTTAGCGAACCCGAATTGTTTTATCGCCAGTACAGTAACTTAACGGGTATTAAAAAATGGTTATATCAGGTCGCTTTTAGACACATTATAAACCTGAATATTAAACGCTTAAGGGCTGCATATACGAATTGA
- the coaBC gene encoding bifunctional phosphopantothenoylcysteine decarboxylase/phosphopantothenate--cysteine ligase CoaBC: MSQHHKKIVLGISGGIAAYKCAELVRRLKEHGCIVKVVMTESAKHFITPLTMQAVSAEPVADSLLDPNAEAAMGHIELAKWADLILVAPASCNIIAKMAQGLADDLLTTLLLATPAQVAVAPAMNQQMYAHGATQANLKTLASRGVKIWGPGKGEQACGDVGAGRMLEPHELVELCLAPEPATVLADVTVTITAGPTREPLDPVRFISNHSSGKMGYALAQAALLLGAKVNLISGPVTISPPCGAKVFPVESAIQMRDAALKLAGESNIFIGCAAVADYRVAQVAEQKIKKQGDEMSITMVKNPDIIAEVAALRKNRPYTVGFAAETQNVEQYAQGKLKNKNLDMICANDVSRQGLGFNADNNALTLFWPNESLELPEADKQALAMSVLMEITKRLDY; the protein is encoded by the coding sequence ATGAGCCAACACCATAAAAAAATTGTGCTAGGGATCAGTGGCGGAATTGCAGCCTACAAATGTGCAGAACTCGTTAGACGCTTAAAAGAGCATGGCTGCATTGTAAAAGTTGTTATGACGGAATCAGCTAAACATTTCATCACACCTTTAACGATGCAAGCGGTATCGGCTGAACCCGTTGCTGACTCACTCCTAGATCCAAATGCTGAAGCTGCTATGGGCCACATTGAGCTGGCCAAATGGGCCGACCTCATTTTAGTCGCACCAGCCAGTTGCAACATTATTGCTAAAATGGCGCAAGGACTCGCGGATGATTTACTAACCACTTTATTGTTAGCCACCCCTGCACAAGTCGCTGTAGCACCTGCAATGAACCAACAAATGTATGCCCATGGTGCGACTCAAGCCAACTTAAAAACGCTTGCTTCTCGTGGTGTGAAGATCTGGGGACCTGGCAAGGGCGAACAAGCATGCGGTGATGTGGGCGCTGGGCGTATGTTAGAGCCGCACGAATTGGTAGAACTGTGCTTAGCGCCAGAACCGGCAACGGTATTGGCTGATGTCACAGTCACAATCACTGCAGGTCCCACGCGTGAACCGCTGGACCCAGTGCGTTTTATTAGCAATCACAGCTCAGGAAAGATGGGATACGCTTTAGCACAAGCTGCTTTATTACTGGGTGCCAAAGTGAATTTAATTTCAGGTCCAGTGACTATTTCCCCACCCTGTGGTGCCAAAGTTTTCCCCGTCGAAAGCGCGATACAAATGCGCGATGCGGCGCTTAAATTGGCGGGCGAATCGAATATTTTCATCGGCTGCGCAGCTGTTGCTGACTACCGAGTCGCACAAGTTGCTGAGCAAAAAATCAAAAAGCAAGGCGATGAAATGAGCATAACCATGGTCAAAAACCCAGATATTATCGCTGAAGTGGCTGCGCTGAGAAAAAACCGACCTTATACGGTAGGCTTTGCGGCCGAAACACAAAATGTTGAACAGTATGCTCAAGGTAAGTTGAAAAACAAAAACTTAGATATGATCTGTGCCAATGATGTCTCGCGCCAAGGGCTTGGGTTTAACGCCGACAACAACGCGCTCACGCTATTTTGGCCGAATGAAAGTCTCGAGTTACCTGAAGCTGATAAGCAAGCTCTTGCTATGAGCGTGTTAATGGAAATAACCAAAAGGCTTGATTATTAA